In one Steroidobacteraceae bacterium genomic region, the following are encoded:
- a CDS encoding type II secretion system F family protein, whose translation MSAGTVIGLLAGVTGAATMLLGAQMCRRIAQGYREQTEIYARVRLADLFLFLEPADLLTAASIAFVIAVGAAYMLAGSVVAALVALLVVAAPGVAYRRLRARRRRRLALQLPDALQSLAGALRSGLSLSASIAELSRHQPPPISQELGLMARKQRLGQSLDSAADELASRAANVNFRMFVTLLRVARETGGGVADALDDLAGSLRRQLTLEGRLLALTSQGRLQAIIVGLLPLVLAVALGAMDSNSMRPLWTTWPGWLTLITIGFLEGVGFYMIRRIVAVPL comes from the coding sequence ATGAGCGCAGGTACAGTGATCGGTTTGCTTGCCGGGGTAACCGGCGCAGCGACGATGCTGCTCGGTGCACAGATGTGCCGGCGCATCGCCCAGGGTTACCGCGAGCAGACCGAAATCTACGCACGGGTTCGACTTGCGGATTTGTTCCTGTTCCTGGAACCAGCTGACTTGCTGACAGCGGCGTCGATTGCCTTTGTCATCGCCGTGGGCGCCGCCTACATGCTGGCCGGATCCGTGGTTGCAGCGCTCGTTGCGTTGCTCGTGGTAGCCGCGCCCGGGGTCGCGTACCGCAGGTTGCGCGCCCGCCGCCGCCGCCGACTTGCACTGCAGTTGCCTGATGCCCTGCAATCGCTGGCCGGCGCGCTTCGGTCCGGTCTGTCGCTGTCGGCGTCGATCGCCGAGTTATCCCGCCACCAGCCGCCACCAATTTCACAGGAACTCGGCCTGATGGCCCGCAAGCAGCGGCTTGGGCAATCCCTTGACAGCGCCGCGGATGAGCTCGCAAGCCGCGCCGCGAATGTCAATTTTCGCATGTTCGTTACTCTCCTGCGGGTGGCGCGTGAAACCGGTGGTGGCGTTGCCGACGCCCTCGACGACCTCGCCGGCAGCCTCAGGCGTCAGTTGACGCTCGAAGGACGGCTGCTGGCGCTGACATCACAGGGACGGTTGCAGGCCATAATCGTCGGTCTGCTGCCGCTCGTGCTCGCCGTTGCGCTCGGCGCGATGGACAGCAACTCGATGCGGCCGCTCTGGACGACCTGGCCGGGCTGGTTGACGCTGATCACGATCGGGTTTCTCGAAGGCGTGGGCTTTTACATGATTCGTCGCATTGTTGCGGTACCGTTGTGA
- a CDS encoding nucleotidyltransferase family protein, translating to MLAAGAGSRFGSAKQLARVGDRPMIHIAITRAVAVAGQATVVVLGAHAASIAPMLRHTPASIIVNRQWRSGLASSIRLAVERLPAGVDAALITLADQPLVTAADLRRLVSAWRRQPQYACAAQYGSDVGVPAIFPRSMFGDLLGLRGDRGAQVLLSRYRDRVIRVAMPAARLDVDHPEDLLEVDTRLASTSA from the coding sequence GTGCTTGCAGCAGGCGCAGGGTCCCGCTTTGGATCGGCGAAGCAGCTCGCGCGCGTGGGCGATCGACCGATGATCCATATCGCAATCACGCGCGCGGTTGCCGTTGCAGGCCAGGCGACCGTGGTCGTTCTGGGCGCGCACGCGGCGTCGATTGCACCGATGTTACGTCACACGCCTGCTTCGATAATCGTCAATCGGCAATGGCGCAGCGGACTCGCGAGTTCCATTCGACTGGCGGTCGAGCGACTGCCTGCGGGCGTAGACGCTGCGCTCATCACGCTAGCTGACCAACCCCTGGTGACTGCGGCAGATCTACGCCGTCTCGTCAGTGCGTGGCGCAGACAGCCGCAGTACGCGTGCGCGGCACAGTACGGCAGTGACGTCGGGGTTCCAGCGATTTTTCCGCGCAGCATGTTTGGCGATTTGCTCGGGCTTCGCGGCGATCGCGGCGCGCAGGTCCTCCTGTCGCGCTACCGTGACAGGGTGATCCGTGTTGCCATGCCCGCGGCGCGCCTGGATGTCGACCACCCGGAAGACCTGCTCGAGGTCGATACTCGCCTGGCATCAACGTCCGCCTGA
- a CDS encoding CpaF family protein: MSAQRKSVAGAPAPGGEVSGASFLATARRVHRTLLDRLDLRRIDVRSMTDTALREVVGTHVQAILETVGSGSEAERAQLFDFVMNEALGLGALEVLLADAGISEIMINGVNNVFVERQGRLARAPSLFSGPSALEGIIERIMAYTGRRLDESVPMADTRLPDGSRVNIIIPPVAVRGACITIRKFSKKVLSLAELCAAGSMSQEMRAFLELCVRERRSIVVSGGTGSGKTTLLNALSNVIPEAERIVTVEDAAELQLCHENLVTLEARPANIEGKGVVSIRDLVRNALRMRPDRIVVGECRGGEALDMLQAMNTGHNGSMTTAHANSPRDLLSRLEVMVLMSGMELPVSAIRQQMASAIDIIVQQARFPTGERRLTSISEVTGIEAGTIQLQELYRLRRRGTAGGAPGAQFENCGNVPAFFEELRAQGRVPVFRPGRAGDGEESARP; the protein is encoded by the coding sequence ATGAGCGCACAGCGCAAATCGGTGGCAGGCGCTCCCGCCCCGGGCGGAGAAGTGTCCGGCGCGTCATTTCTTGCGACGGCAAGACGGGTGCACAGGACACTCCTCGATCGCCTGGATCTCAGGCGCATCGATGTGCGCAGCATGACTGATACCGCGCTGCGTGAAGTGGTCGGCACTCACGTACAGGCCATTCTCGAGACCGTGGGGTCCGGCAGCGAGGCCGAGCGCGCCCAATTGTTCGATTTCGTGATGAACGAGGCGCTCGGTCTCGGCGCGCTTGAGGTATTGCTGGCAGACGCCGGGATCAGCGAAATCATGATCAACGGTGTCAACAATGTATTCGTCGAGCGGCAGGGTCGCCTTGCCCGTGCGCCTAGCCTGTTCAGCGGACCCTCGGCACTCGAGGGCATCATCGAGCGCATCATGGCCTATACCGGACGGCGACTCGACGAGTCGGTGCCGATGGCGGACACGAGACTGCCGGATGGTTCGCGGGTAAATATCATTATTCCGCCCGTTGCGGTGCGTGGTGCCTGCATTACCATCAGGAAGTTCTCGAAGAAAGTCCTCTCCCTGGCCGAGTTGTGCGCTGCCGGTTCCATGAGCCAGGAAATGCGAGCCTTCCTCGAGCTTTGCGTCCGGGAGCGGCGCAGCATCGTCGTGTCCGGCGGCACCGGCTCCGGCAAAACGACCCTGCTCAATGCTTTGTCCAACGTCATTCCCGAAGCGGAGCGGATTGTGACGGTGGAGGACGCCGCCGAACTGCAACTGTGCCACGAAAATCTCGTAACGCTGGAGGCGCGACCGGCCAATATCGAAGGCAAGGGCGTTGTCAGCATCAGGGACCTGGTGCGCAACGCGCTGCGCATGCGACCGGACAGAATAGTCGTCGGCGAGTGCCGCGGTGGCGAAGCACTCGACATGCTGCAGGCCATGAATACCGGCCACAACGGTTCGATGACCACGGCTCACGCCAACAGTCCCCGCGACCTTCTTTCACGTCTCGAAGTCATGGTGTTGATGTCCGGAATGGAATTGCCCGTTTCGGCCATTCGCCAGCAGATGGCGAGCGCAATCGACATCATCGTGCAACAGGCACGATTTCCGACAGGTGAGCGGCGCCTGACTTCGATATCCGAGGTGACAGGGATCGAAGCCGGAACCATACAATTGCAGGAACTCTATCGTTTGCGCCGCCGTGGTACGGCGGGTGGTGCGCCAGGCGCACAGTTCGAGAATTGCGGCAATGTGCCCGCGTTTTTCGAAGAGCTTCGAGCGCAGGGACGCGTGCCAGTGTTTCGTCCGGGAAGGGCGGGCGACGGTGAGGAGAGTGCACGCCCATGA
- a CDS encoding aromatic ring-hydroxylating dioxygenase subunit alpha has translation MFINFWYPVIRSQDLGNKPERVTIMRHDFVVFRDDSGAPAVLSDTCVHRGGSLAGGKCKSDGTVQCPYHGWRFTREGVCVRIPSLGIKAKIPPRARVDAYPVCEKYGVVFAFLGDLPEAERPPILPIEEDKDPNWRSTVATFDVDYHYERSIENGLDPAHNEYVHTTHGYQGEREEEYKVNELEPHRNNPWGFGFMHTFDAPPLRNPIMRFARSKGGKMQAGSGTYGPNQMWTFIHFSPTKCMHQYMFEAPIDENRTRVFLVNFRNVLFFRGALTRKLNGWLDSKIHERNMFVARQDIRVVRHLKPTLTPPSTAKELLMPADKVIVQYRDKLQEFEDRGWRIDWENLKRAHAQGDVIYAIPSPARRETKAWVLDCVPLVPPLDPASGAVRAVR, from the coding sequence ATGTTCATTAATTTCTGGTACCCGGTGATTCGCTCCCAGGATCTCGGCAACAAACCCGAGCGTGTCACCATCATGCGTCACGATTTTGTCGTGTTCCGTGATGACAGCGGCGCGCCCGCGGTGCTATCGGATACCTGCGTGCATCGAGGCGGATCCCTCGCTGGCGGCAAATGCAAATCCGACGGAACCGTACAGTGCCCCTACCACGGCTGGCGGTTCACGCGCGAAGGCGTATGCGTGCGAATTCCGTCACTCGGAATCAAGGCGAAGATTCCGCCCCGCGCGCGGGTCGACGCCTATCCCGTATGCGAGAAGTATGGCGTTGTTTTCGCGTTCCTTGGCGATCTGCCGGAAGCCGAACGTCCGCCTATCCTGCCTATCGAAGAGGACAAGGATCCGAACTGGCGCAGCACCGTCGCCACTTTCGACGTCGACTACCATTACGAACGCTCTATCGAGAACGGTCTTGATCCGGCACACAATGAATACGTGCACACGACGCACGGCTACCAGGGTGAGCGCGAGGAAGAATACAAGGTCAACGAACTCGAACCGCATCGCAACAATCCTTGGGGTTTTGGCTTCATGCATACCTTCGACGCCCCACCGCTGCGAAATCCGATCATGCGTTTCGCCAGATCCAAAGGCGGCAAGATGCAGGCCGGCTCAGGAACCTATGGCCCGAACCAGATGTGGACTTTCATCCACTTCTCACCGACCAAGTGCATGCATCAATACATGTTCGAGGCGCCGATCGACGAGAATCGCACCCGGGTGTTTCTGGTCAATTTCCGCAATGTCCTGTTTTTCCGAGGCGCTTTGACGCGCAAGTTGAACGGCTGGTTGGACAGCAAGATACACGAGCGGAACATGTTCGTCGCGCGGCAGGACATCCGGGTTGTACGCCACCTCAAACCTACGCTGACACCTCCATCGACCGCCAAGGAACTGCTGATGCCGGCCGACAAGGTCATCGTGCAGTATCGGGACAAGCTGCAGGAATTCGAAGATCGCGGCTGGCGTATTGACTGGGAAAATCTCAAACGTGCCCATGCGCAGGGCGATGTCATATACGCCATTCCCTCGCCGGCACGTCGTGAGACGAAAGCCTGGGTGCTGGATTGTGTCCCGCTTGTGCCGCCGCTCGATCCCGCAAGCGGTGCGGTGCGCGCAGTGCGCTGA
- a CDS encoding type II secretion system F family protein, whose protein sequence is MAGADAAQPLLITALAAASACAACALLLAGLHVQLRKAVHGLADLPKGLRLPLRLTSGLVTTEIMPRAVALRLEGLLRRAGLSAPYRATDWIVAQAVWCLIVIALTAPIAGATVAIAVPLIGSLLAQSWLRDRIREREREMLRELPVYLDLLRLSLEAGTNVTTALRIIVHKAPRSVLRDGFAEYLLNIRAGMAKADALEQLARFCRTDAVQALVGAMQNASSSGAALGAALRAQAEQRRQERYNAAEQLAAQAPLKMLLPLVLCIFPCVFLIIGFPIVVRITGAG, encoded by the coding sequence GTGGCCGGGGCGGACGCAGCGCAACCACTGCTCATTACGGCGCTCGCCGCAGCCAGCGCATGCGCGGCCTGTGCGTTGTTGCTGGCAGGTCTTCATGTACAGCTCCGCAAGGCGGTGCATGGCTTGGCGGATCTGCCCAAAGGTCTGCGCCTACCGCTGCGACTGACCTCGGGCCTCGTGACGACGGAGATCATGCCCCGGGCGGTGGCACTGCGTCTCGAGGGTCTGCTGCGCCGCGCCGGACTTTCCGCTCCCTATCGTGCCACCGACTGGATCGTGGCGCAGGCCGTATGGTGCCTCATCGTCATTGCCCTCACTGCGCCAATCGCGGGCGCAACCGTTGCCATTGCTGTGCCGCTGATCGGCTCGCTACTTGCGCAAAGCTGGTTGCGGGACCGCATTCGCGAGCGTGAACGCGAAATGCTGCGCGAACTCCCGGTCTATCTCGACTTGCTGCGCTTGTCGCTCGAGGCGGGAACCAATGTCACCACCGCGTTGCGCATTATCGTTCATAAAGCGCCGCGCTCGGTACTGCGCGATGGTTTCGCAGAGTATCTGCTCAATATCCGGGCCGGAATGGCCAAGGCTGACGCACTCGAGCAGCTTGCAAGATTCTGTCGCACCGATGCCGTTCAGGCGCTCGTTGGCGCGATGCAAAATGCAAGCAGTAGCGGAGCGGCACTTGGCGCGGCCTTGCGCGCGCAGGCGGAGCAACGCCGGCAGGAGCGGTACAACGCGGCGGAGCAGCTCGCCGCGCAAGCACCGCTCAAGATGTTGCTGCCCCTGGTGCTATGCATTTTTCCCTGCGTCTTCCTGATCATCGGCTTTCCAATCGTGGTGCGCATCACCGGTGCTGGCTGA
- a CDS encoding TadE/TadG family type IV pilus assembly protein, which produces MRGSAGSTLVEFLLVAILVFIPLTLATMQFALLGIAKNTLAYATFRAARAAALDSADRSVFTREMARGLVPLHVNAADLTASGPWQATLAVAYASALRDASSPALLRLEFDNPTPAAFSDFAVAGTAGNVISNEYINIDPRVGSASRQSRADANVLKATVDYCYRLIVPVAAQLIASVATRILSDPWQRNCLQNLRLPIRARSMVHMHTDIDRRRMGG; this is translated from the coding sequence ATGCGAGGGTCGGCGGGTTCGACGCTGGTGGAATTCCTGCTGGTGGCGATACTCGTGTTCATACCCCTGACACTGGCAACCATGCAGTTCGCGTTGCTTGGCATCGCCAAGAACACGCTCGCCTATGCAACCTTTCGTGCTGCGCGCGCTGCGGCACTCGATTCTGCCGATCGATCTGTCTTCACGAGGGAAATGGCGCGTGGCCTCGTGCCGTTGCACGTCAACGCAGCCGACCTGACCGCGTCGGGGCCTTGGCAAGCGACCCTTGCCGTTGCCTACGCAAGTGCGCTACGGGACGCGAGCTCGCCAGCCCTGCTGCGACTTGAGTTCGACAATCCGACACCAGCGGCGTTTTCTGATTTCGCGGTGGCAGGCACTGCAGGCAATGTCATAAGCAACGAATACATCAACATCGATCCCCGCGTTGGCTCTGCCAGCCGGCAGTCTCGCGCCGACGCGAATGTGCTCAAAGCGACGGTAGATTACTGTTACAGGTTGATCGTGCCGGTCGCTGCGCAACTGATAGCGTCCGTCGCGACCCGCATCCTCAGCGATCCCTGGCAGCGCAATTGTCTGCAAAATCTGCGTCTGCCAATCCGTGCACGCTCCATGGTCCACATGCATACCGACATAGACCGACGCCGCATGGGCGGCTGA